A region of Vibrio casei DNA encodes the following proteins:
- a CDS encoding IS3 family transposase (programmed frameshift), which produces MTSKKKRIIHSPEFKAEALKLAEKVGVAAAARQLSLHESQIYGWRKSAKSDTSTSQREKDLAAEVAKLKRQLAEQAEELDIGKKGRHLLREKPKVDCYEFMLEHLLCFRVARMAKVFGVSRSGFYYWIKHRHKAIQREVTRQELDTKVKEAFDNSKGRDGSRRIQKELAENGDSRNVKTIAASMKRQDLTPKAARKFKCTTDSKHKMPVAPNLLAQDFKAEAPNQKWAGDITYVATSEGWLYLAVIIDLYSRQVVGWSMDTRMTATLVCDALSMALFRRGFPEQVIVHSDRGSQYCSKDYRDIITAYNLKQSMSRKGNCWDNACVESFFHSLKVEAIQYEPIMTRDEMRQTIFEYIEVDYNRTRRHSALGYLSPVNFENQNVA; this is translated from the exons ATGACAAGCAAGAAAAAACGTATTATCCATTCCCCTGAATTTAAAGCAGAAGCCCTGAAGCTAGCAGAGAAAGTGGGAGTAGCTGCGGCAGCGAGACAACTGTCGTTACACGAATCCCAGATCTATGGTTGGCGTAAGTCAGCTAAGAGCGACACCAGCACCAGTCAGCGGGAAAAAGATCTAGCCGCTGAAGTTGCCAAACTCAAACGACAATTGGCTGAGCAAGCTGAAGAGCTAGATATAG GTAAAAAAGGCCGCCACCTACTTCGCGAAAAACCTAAAGTAGATTGCTACGAATTTATGCTCGAACACCTGCTTTGCTTCAGAGTTGCCCGCATGGCTAAGGTGTTCGGTGTTTCACGAAGTGGGTTTTATTACTGGATTAAGCATCGCCACAAGGCCATCCAGCGCGAGGTAACTCGCCAAGAGCTTGATACGAAGGTCAAAGAGGCTTTTGATAATAGCAAAGGTCGTGATGGCTCAAGGCGCATCCAGAAAGAGCTGGCTGAGAACGGTGATAGCCGTAATGTTAAAACCATTGCCGCCAGTATGAAGCGGCAGGATTTAACGCCGAAAGCGGCACGTAAGTTTAAGTGTACGACGGACAGCAAACATAAAATGCCAGTTGCTCCGAACCTGCTGGCTCAGGATTTTAAGGCAGAGGCTCCGAATCAAAAGTGGGCGGGAGACATCACCTATGTTGCGACAAGCGAAGGCTGGCTGTATTTGGCGGTAATCATTGACCTTTATTCCAGGCAAGTAGTCGGTTGGTCTATGGATACCAGAATGACGGCAACTCTGGTTTGCGATGCGTTATCAATGGCCTTGTTCCGTCGAGGGTTCCCTGAGCAGGTTATCGTTCATAGTGACCGAGGTAGTCAGTACTGCTCAAAAGATTATCGAGACATCATAACCGCTTATAATCTAAAGCAAAGTATGAGTAGGAAAGGAAACTGCTGGGATAATGCTTGTGTTGAGAGCTTCTTCCATTCATTGAAAGTTGAAGCGATCCAGTATGAGCCGATCATGACGCGAGACGAGATGCGCCAAACGATCTTTGAATACATAGAGGTTGATTATAATCGGACAAGAAGGCACAGTGCTCTTGGGTATCTAAGCCCAGTTAACTTTGAAAATCAAAATGTCGCTTAA